A window from Mangifera indica cultivar Alphonso chromosome 2, CATAS_Mindica_2.1, whole genome shotgun sequence encodes these proteins:
- the LOC123207616 gene encoding putative 4-hydroxy-4-methyl-2-oxoglutarate aldolase 2, with the protein MALVTTAEFCDANPQLIVSGELRAIQPIFQIYGRRQVFSGPVVTVKVFEDNVLIREFLEEKGNGRVLVIDGGGSLRCAILGGNPVVQAQNNGWAGIVVNGCIRDVDEINGCDIGVRALASHPMKANKKGIGEKHVPITIGGTRICDGEWLYADTDGILISQTELSV; encoded by the coding sequence ATGGCATTAGTTACAACTGCTGAATTTTGTGATGCAAACCCACAGCTAATTGTTAGTGGTGAACTCCGGGCAATTCAACCTATTTTTCAGATATACGGCCGGCGCCAAGTCTTCTCCGGACCGGTAGTTACTGTCAAGGTTTTCGAAGACAATGTTTTGATCCGTGAGTTTCTTGAGGAGAAAGGCAATGGCAGAGTTCTCGTCATAGATGGGGGTGGGAGTCTGCGGTGTGCTATTCTGGGTGGCAACCCTGTTGTACAAGCACAAAACAATGGATGGGCAGGAATAGTCGTGAATGGCTGTATCAGAGATGTTGACGAGATCAATGGCTGTGATATCGGCGTGAGAGCTCTTGCCTCTCATCCGATGAAAGCCAACAAGAAGGGGATCGGCGAGAAACATGTGCCGATAACCATCGGTGGAACAAGGATCTGCGATGGGGAATGGCTCTATGCAGACACCGATGGCATCTTGATTTCTCAAACAGAGTTGTCTGTCTGA